From uncultured Desulfovibrio sp.:
CGTAGACGACTCCAAGACTATCCGTAACCTAGTAGCCTTTGTTCTCAAGGGCGAAGGCTTCAAGGTCAGCACCGCCGAGGACGGCCTTGATGCTATTGAAAAGCTTTACAGCCTTGAGCCGGTCGACCTGATTGTTTCGGACGTGAACATGCCCCGCATGGACGGTTTCACGTTTATCAAGACTATCCGCGCTCAGGATGCCTATAAGGATATTCCTATTATTGTCCTTTCAACCGAAGGGCAGGAAAAGGACATCCAGACCGGCATGAGCCTCGGCGCCAACCTTTACATGGTAAAACCGGCTCAGCCTGAAAAAATGGTTCGTAATATAAAGATGCTTCTGGGATAGCCGATAAGAAAGACAGTATGTGTCCAATTCGGACATTAGTGTGCTTTCAGCCATATAAAGGTACAGGTTATGAGCCAGGAATTTTTTGATCCGGAACTTTTCGCCGATTTTATCGCGGAAGCCAAAGAACATCTCGAAACTATCGAGCCTAACCTTCTTGAGCTTGAGAAGGCGCCGGACAATCTTGCTCTGCTGAATGATATCTTTCGGCCCATGCACTCCCTCAAGGGCGCATCGGGTTTTCTGGGGCTGAACCGCATCAATCAGCTTGCGCACAAGTCTGAGAATATTCTGGACGAACTGCGCAAGGGCACGATGGTTGTCACCTCGGAAATCATGGATGTCATTCTGGCATCCACCGATGCCCTGCGCCAGATGATCGACAATCTTGAATCCACCAACGCTGAAGGCGAAGTGGAGATTGGGCACATCATGGCTCAGATCGAAGCCATCATGGCCGGCGAAACAACGCCGCAACCAAAAGAAGAGATTGTCGAACCTGCCTCTGTTGCTGAAGAACCTGCCATGAGTGAAGAACTGTCCACGGCAGATGAAGCTGCGGAAGCGCACAGCGAAAACAGCCACGACAACCCAGCCGCCACAGCCGGGGACAAAGCAGAGTTTACGGCCATGTCTGGCAAGGATTGGGTGCAGACGCTGCCCGATCTGCCCACGTATACCCTCACCGCCTTTGGCGAAGGGCACCTGAAAGATTTTATCGATGAGTCCAACGACACCATCGAAAACCTCACAAGTTCCCTCCTGGATCTGGAAGAAAATCCCGTTGGCCGTGATGAACTGGTCAACGATATTTTCCGTTTCTTCCACAACATGAAGGGCAACAGCGGCATTATCGGCTACAGCGAACTGAATTCGCTCACGCACGAAGCAGAAACCCTGCTCAACAATGTCCGCCAGGGCAAGATCACGCCCACCCATGAGCTGATCGACCTTCTGCTTCTTGTGGTTGACGTGCTGGAAGCTCTGGTGCAACGCATCAATATTGAAGCGGGTTCAGCCACTCC
This genomic window contains:
- a CDS encoding response regulator, which produces MKKHIMVVDDSKTIRNLVAFVLKGEGFKVSTAEDGLDAIEKLYSLEPVDLIVSDVNMPRMDGFTFIKTIRAQDAYKDIPIIVLSTEGQEKDIQTGMSLGANLYMVKPAQPEKMVRNIKMLLG